AAACTTAAAAAATTGTATCCAAAAAGGGGGGAACTCCATGGATAGAGAGCTGCAGAGACAAATTAGGAAGATGACGGAAGAAGGACTGGACGGGTTCGATTTTAATGACAGACTGAAGGGTGGCGTAAGGGAGAGGCTCGCAAATGGAAAGCCGAAAAAAGAGTATCGCCGCAGGTGGTATGCCCCGGTGATCAGCTTGATGATCATGTGTCTCCTCGTTTTTTTGTTTGCCGTCGTGAAGGGTGAGCAGTGGGGGCCGTTTGGAAATGGGAAGCTGAGCGGCTTTTTTTCGAATAAAGCCAACTTTGACGTGGAGCTTCGCTATGATGAAGGGCCGGTCATCAGCACGTTTACAGACACAATCGTAAACGGAGATGAACAAAAGCCTTTGGCACTCACCCCACATGAAATGAACGTCATGTATGAAAAAGTGGAGAGTATGAATCTGCATGAGAGCCAGCCGGTTTCCGGCAGTGGAGACTGCCTGATCCTGGCGAGCAGAACCTACACAATGAAAATCAGGATGAACAAAGATGTGTACGAATATCACTATTCAGATTGTGGGACGGACCGTGACAGAAGAGAGTGGGAGGAACTCCGTGAACTGATCATCTCAATCCTCAAAGAAAAGGGAGGGTATGAGGAGATGTTAAGGCAGAAGCTCGTGATGTAAACTTTCCATTTACTTCCTGAAAGATGTGTGATACTATAATGAAAATTTCAAAAAAATGCCACGAAGAGAAGAGTAAATACCGAGAATTCTTGAACAGAGAGCCCCGGCAGCTGAAAAGGGGCAGGAAGGACGGTATTGAAGCAAGCCTCTGAGCAGTGCACCGGAACCGGTCGGGGATGGTATGACGGAAGCTCCCGTTACTGAGCTAGGGTATAAGCCTGACGGCCGTACCTGAAAAGGTTAATATGGTGACATATTAGCGAACTGGGGTGGCACCGCGATATACAATCTCGCCCCCAAGACCAACGTCTTGGGGGTGGGATTTTTTTGTTTTTCACTACAAATCGCGGGGAGGAAATGTAAATGAAGAAGTGGAAAAATCCTTTACTTTTGCTGACTGGAATCGGCATTTCGAATATTGGCGGGTGGATCTATTTGATCGCCCTGAACTTGATTGTGCTGGATGAATGGGGTTCGCCCCTTGCCGTGGTGATGCTTTATGTGCTTAAGCCCGTGGCGTCATTGTTGACGAATGGCTGGTCAGGGAGCTTGATCGACCGGGTCGATAAGCGGAACCTGATGGCTGGCCTCGACTTTTCGAGGGCCGTGCTGATTGCCATGCTGCCGTTTCTTTCGTCGACCTGGTGGATGTTTGTTGTCGTGCTTTTCATCAATATGGGAAGTGCGGTGTTTTATCCGGCATCGATGAGTTATATCACGGCTTTCATACCGAAGGGAAACAGACAGCGGTTCAATGCGCTCCGTGGATTGATCGGCTCAGGCGCGTTTCTCATCGGACCGGGTGTTGCCGGCTTGATGTTCATGATGGGTACGCCTTCATTTGCCATCTACATGAATGGATGCGCCCTCCTTTTGTCAGGTGTGATTACCCTGCTTTTACCGAGCATAAAGGCAGAAACTCCTCTGGGAACAGCTGAAAGCAACTGGGAGGTCATCAAAGGGGATTGGCTGATTGTCAGGCGTTTTAGCGGACGTAACATGTACGTGATGCTTCTGTACGTATTGTTCACCTCTATGATCGTGATGACGGCGGCAATCGATTCATTGGAGGCAGCATTTTCTAAAGAAGTACTGGGGCTGTCGAATAGCACATACGGATACCTGGTAAGCATTGCGGGAGGAGGATTTGTCGCCGGATCGCTTTTGAATACTGCACTTGCACACAAGCTTCATTACAGGCACCTGATGGGAGTTGGATCGCTGATCGTTTCCCTCGGATATACCTTTTACGCCTTCACGGCAGATTTTCTCGGTGCGGCAATCGGCTTTGCCCTTTTATCCTTTGCCCTCGCCTTTGCGACGACTGGTTTTGAAACTTTCTATCAAGAGCATATCCCGGTTGAAATCATGGGAAGGGTGGCAAGCATCTATGGATTACTCGAAGGTGCCCTCGTCATCCTGTCGACGATCCTCATCGGCGTTGGTGCCGAATTGGTGTCGATCCGCTTCATCGTGGCATCAAGTTCTCTCGTCATGCTCGGGATCACCGTGATTTTATTCGTTACCATGATGAATAAATATTGGAAAAAACAGTTAAAGAAGTATTCTGAATGTTATAATAAGTAAAAAGAAACAAGGGGGTCAGCAGATGAAGATGACGGTGGATCAGTACTGGGATAAATGGGAAGAGTGGATGAACCAGGAAGAACCAAGCTTTGAGAAATGGGACGGCTTGGAGAAGCTGTTGAACATTGCCCAACAGGAAGGGGATCTATATAAAGAATTCTGCTGCCGTTTCGGCATCATGAGAACCGTTAACTATCTTGGGGAATATGAAGAGCTCTTCGATCATTTTGAATGGTGCAGCGGATTCTTTTTGGATAATGAAGAGAATCTGCAGGATTGGGTTGAATACTTTTTCTGGATTTACAAATGGATGGCCGAGCATCTTGTGAAAATGCCGGGAATCAGCACGGAGCTGATCCAGTCCTTTTTCGATGATTTTAAAGAAGCTTATGAAAAATACGGGTACAGCCTCCGTCCTTATTATCAGCACCAGCATAAGATGGCGTTGAAAACAGGGGACATGAAAGGTGCAAAGAAATATTACAGCCGATGGATTGAAGCAGAAAGGGACGCACTTGCAGACTGCGAAGCATGTGAATATCAGACGCAGCTGGAATATTTCCATCTGATCGGGGAGATTGACAAGGCTGAACCGATCGAGAAGCTGTTATTATCCAAAGAAGTGAGCTGCGGTGAAATCCCCCACCTCACATACAGCAAGCTGCTTCTCCCTTATTTGGAAGGCGGACGCATTGAGGAAGCGGCACGCTATCAGTCCGAGGGCTATTTTTTCATCTATGATAAACCTCATTTCCTGGTCGAGGCATCGGAACATATCCGTTTCCTTGCCATGACGGACCCTGTGAAAGGGATCAAGGTGTTAGAGCGCCATATTGAGTACGCCGACAGCGCCAAGGACCCATACGGCATGTTCTATTTTTACATGAGCGGGGTCATCCTTCACCGCAAGCTGATAGAAGCGGGACACCGTCCGGGATTTGCCGTCGATATGATGACCGAAATCGCCGAAGAGATTGCAGGTGATTTCGATGAGCGGAACGGAAATGATTTCTTCAGCAGGGAGATGGAGAAGATTTATGCGATGTAAACAGGGATGCGGCATTGTCCTAGCCTTCATGTGTATCCTTGCTTTATTCTCCTGCAGCAATGAGGACGACCGGGAATGGTTTGAAACGAAGGAAGAAGCCATTGAATATGGAACGAGCAAGGTCGAAGGTGACCTCAAATCGACCCTGCTTTCCACCGAAGAGTATGAAGGAGAAACAATCGTCTTCTATGACTATGGAGGCGCTTTGGGAGTCGCAAGCATCTCACGGGGCGAAGAAGGATACAGCTGGTACCGGTCGAACGCCTACCTGGATTTTGAAAGCGACGGCGAAACCTCATACACGACAGCAGGCTTCGACCTTGAAACCGAGAGCGGATTAAAAATTCCGATCTTATGTGGAGAAGCCGTGGATCCTTCCATTGAAAAAATGTTGCTTACCGGGGACGGACCTCAAAGGGAACTCGATATTTTGGGTGATGCCCGACATTTTTATGCCATCCATGATTCAGCATTTACCCAGCTCGAAGTGACAGCGGTGAAACCGGGTGAATAAAATGCAATTGACACCCCTTTTAAATCTCTATATAATCATCTCAAATATATGAAACATTGCCGAGGATCAGTAAAGGGACCTTGTCTTTTCAGAGAGGGGGCGGCTTGGTGAAAAGCCCCTATGGATGAACCTTTGAACCTGCCTCTAAGTTCTGTATCGATTGAAGATATCAGCGGTTCGAGACCGTTATCATGGAATGAGTGTAAAGCTTTGCTTTGAATCAGGGTGGTACCGCCAGAAATGGTCCCTGATGAGAAGCAGGGCTTTTTTTGTTGTATGGGTTGCGGTCATTTTAGTGGGCTCTTCTGGAGAAGGGGAGATGGTGTTGAAAATGGATATCGCCGTTATATTCGGAATTTCGCCGATAAAAATGGGATATCGCCGTTATATTCAGAATTTCGCCGATAAAAGTGAGATTTCGCCGTTAAATGAAAAATATCGCCGATAAACCCATCCGCAGCCCCAATCCCATACCCAAAATCATTCCCAACCAAGCGACGACAATGCTGAAATCAACAAATAAATCAAATAAATCAAACGAGGTGCACAAAATGGCGAAAGAATTTGTGAAAGATGTGACGGGCATGGAGGAAGACTTTGCCCAGTGGTATACGGATGTGGTGACGAAGGCTGAGCTTGTCGATTATTCAAGCGTACGGGGGTCGATGATCATCATGCCTTACGGATATGCGATTTGGGAAAATATCAAGGAGGCTCTTGATGCCAAAATCAAGGAAACCGGTCATGAAAATGTGTATATGCCGCTTTTTATCCCTGAAAGTCTGCTGCAGCGGGAGAAGGATCATATTGAAGGATTTGCGCCGGAAGTGGCGTGGGTGACCCATGGCGGGGAAGAGGAATTGGCGGAGAGACTGTGTGTGCGGCCGACGTCTGAGGTCCTGTTTGGCGAGCATTATAAAAACATTATCCACTCCTATCGTGATCTGCCTAAATTGTACAATCAATGGGCGAATGTGGTGCGCTGGGAAAAGACGACCCGTCCATTCCTCCGTACGCTGGAATTTTTATGGCAGGAGGGGCATACGTGTCATGAGACCGATCAAGATGCCCATGATGAAACGGTAAAGATGCTGGAGGTGTACGCAGAGCTTTGTGAAGAGCTGCTCGCAATCCCTGTCATTAAGGGGCAGAAAACGGAAAAAGAGAAGTTTGCCGGTGCGAAATATACGTATACAATCGAGAGTCTGATGCATGACGGGAAAGCCCTTCAGTCGGGAACTTCCCACCATTTGGGGGATGGATTCGCCAAAGCGTTCGGCATTCAATTCACCGATCGGGAAGGGAAGCTTCAGCACGTGCAGCAGACGTCTTGGGGGCTAACGACCCGCATCATCGGGGCGATGATCATGGTGCATGGAGATGACCGGGGCCTTGTCGTTCCACCAAGGATCGCACCGACCCAGTTGATGATCGTGCCAATTGCCCAACACAAGGAAGGGGTACTTTATTTTGCCTATCAATTGAAGGATCAATTATCAGGACGTGTCCGTGTGGGAATCGATGCGAGTGACAAGAAGCCGGGATGGAAGTTCAATGAGTATGAAATGAAGGGGATCCCTCTCCGTTTGGAAGTTGGTCCACGGGACATCGAGAATGGACAGGTGGTGCTTGCAAGACGGGATACCGGTGAAAAGATCACGGTCTTAATAGAGGAGATTGAGAGGAAAGTCAGTGAATTGCTGCAGGACATCCAGGCAGGTCTGCTTGAAAAAGCCAGAACGCATCGTGAAGAAAAAACGAAGGTTGTGACTTCATTTGACGGATTCAAGGAGACGGTCTCTGAAAAAGGCGGCTTCATTAAAGCGATGTGGTGTGGCGACCGGGTATGTGAAGACAAGATCAAAGAAGAAACCGGTGCGACTTCCAGATGCATGCCTTTCGAGCAGGAAATGATCGCTGATACATGCGTGTGTTGCGGCAAGGGAGCAAAACATCTGGTGTATTGGGCAAAGGCATACTGATGTTGGGGAAAAGCATACTGATCCTGTCGATTACAGCCAGTGTCCTCATGATTGGACTCGCCTTTCTCCAATGGAATCTCGTCGAAATCCTGACTCCTTTTCTCATGCCTTTCGCCTGGGTGGCATCCTGGGGATATTTTCTGACAGTGGCGGTGTTCTCCCTCATCCTCCTGTTTAAGGAACGGAACGTGAAACCCGCTCTGATCCAGACCATCACGGTTCTTTTGCTCGTCTTTTTTCCGTTCACAAAAGTGGTACTGGACATGGACTTCAAGTTAAATAAAGGGGACCGTGAAACGGTTGTGAAAAAAGTGGAGAGCGGAGACCTCGTGCCGAATGTCGCTCATAACGATACCCTCATCCATCTTCCAGAGGAGTATGATGGACTTTCAAAAGGGGGAGGGGAGATTGTCGTAGAGGAAAAGAATGGGGAAACGATGATTCTGTTCTTTACCTTTCGGGGGATCCTTGAGGGCTTCACCGGTTTCGTCTATTCATCCTCGGATGAAAAGCCCCGGACAGGTGATTTCGGTGGGGACTTCATTGAAATCGAAAAGCTTGAAGATCATTGGTATGTCGTCTCTTCTGGGTGAAGGGGGACTTTCTAACCTTTCCTGATTTTTTCGTGAATAAGCCTTCTTTTTCCTCTGTTTACTTAATAAACATAGGTAAAGGAGGCGTGATTATATGGAATTTGGACTCATCGTCATTTTATTCATGGTCTTCGTGGGAATCAGCCTTTGGGTCGTTCATTTCAAGCTTAACCGCATCACCGAGCATGTACAGCAGCTCGATGAAGAATATCTGTCTGATGAGCAGATTGAGCGGGAGTTAGAGGAAGAATGGAATAAGGATAAGTAATGATGCAGGCGTTTCTCGGCAGAGGAGCGCCTTCCGTCTGTTAAAATGTGGTAAATCTGCGGTGTTGGAGCGAGAAGAATAAAATCTATCATTCTCCCACTTCCATTGATACTATTAAAATAAGACCATAAAAGAGGACGTGTGAGTGTGAAGCATAGAGACTTAACGATTGAAACACCACGGCTGGTGATCAGGCCTTTCACCAACAGTGATTACGGCAACTGGATAAGGGAGCATATGAACAGGCTTCCGTCACAGCATAAATACGATGTCGGCTTTCAGGATATGAGAGAGTGCACGGAGTTCTGGTTCCGTGACATGCTGGAGAAGCAGGAGGAAATGATGGAAAAGGATGAAGTCTATATTCTTGGAATCTTTCTGAAGGAAGGACCGACCGTCGGGACGATCGATTTCTCCACGCTCATGAGGTACAACTTTCATTGGGGCCGGGCCGGGTACACCGTCCATAATACTTATTGGAACAGGGGATACGGGAAGGAAGCGATGCGTGCAGCGCTTCAGCTCGCATTCACCAAACTGGGCTATCACCGGATCGAAGCCCATATCAATCTTGACAACACACCCTCCATCAAGCTCGCAGAAAGCATCGGCATGCAGTATGAATGCACAAGAAAAGGCTTCATCTATGAGTTCGGCAAATGGACGGACAATCTTGTGTACTATGCGAATGCAGGGGAGAATGATTGAGGTATGAAGGAGTTCTCTGTGGGGAAATCAATCAATACTTTTAATTTGATGGTAGGTTGAACATCATCACCTGTAGGATAAAGGCGAACAATCACTGTGAGTTTCTTGCATCACCAGATACACCGCTGTTGATTTCCGTGCAAGACTTCGCTTTCCTCGGGCGGAAGGCGAGCCTCCTCGTCGCTAGCGCTCCTGCGGGGTCTCACCTTTTCCGCTTTTCCCGCAGGAGTCTTCGTCTTGCACTCCAATCAACAGCTGGAACCTGCAGAATACATGTATGAAGCAGTATTGTTATAAAAGAAAAATCCGGACGATTTAGATTATAATCAAATCAATCGTCCGGATTTTTTGTGAATGAAACGCTTATGTTCAGCTACATACAACTGCTCGTTCACTCTTGAGTGGAGCGGAAATCAACAGCGGTGTAATGCGTGTCTCAAAAATTAATACCTCAATTTTGTTATATCAATATAACATCATCCGCCGATATGATGCATTTCAACTTTCTTTCTTTCAAGGGACTTGTTCTCACGGTCTTCTGAATAGCGGTCCTGGCGGCCGAACCATATATTCTTGATTTCGTCGGTGATTGTGCCGGCTTCGTCTGAACGAAGAATGGTCTTGAGATCATGTCCGTTCGATGCGAATAAGCAGGTGAACAATTTTCCGTCTGCCGATAAACGGGCACGGTTGCAGCTTGAGCAAAAGGCGTCAGATACAGATGAGATCACGCCGATTTCTTCCTTGCTTCCCACATAACGATACCTTTTGGCGACTTCTCCTTTGTAGTTCGGATCGATCGGTTCGATGGGCATCACTTTGTGGATGTCGTCCAGGATCTGCTGCTTAGAATAGACTTCGTCCAGCTTCCACTGGTTGGAGTTTCCGACATCCATATATTCTATGAACCTTAGAATATGGCCTTTTTCACGGAAGAATTCAGCCATTGGAACGACTTCCTGCTCGTTCATCCCCCGCTTGACGACCATATTGATCTTCACCTTCAGGCCTGCTTCAGAGGCTGCGTCGATGCCGTTCAATACTGTTTGGACCGACACACCCCGTCCGTTGATGCTTCCGAATATATCATCATTCAAGGAATCCAGGCTGATTGAAACCCGGTCCAATCCTGCAGCTTTCAAATCTTTTGCAAACTTAGGCAGAAGGGATCCGTTTGTTGTCATGGCGATATCGTTCAATCCGTCAATTTGTTTTAATTTACTGATTAACATGGGTAAGTCTTTCCGCATGAGGGGTTCTCCTCCGGTGATGCGGAGCTTTTTTACACCGAGTTCCTTCACGAAGATGTTGGTCAGGTGCTCGATTTCCTCGAACGAGAGCAGCTCTCCTTTTTTCAGGAAAGGAAAGTCAGGCCCGAAAATCTCAGCAGGCATGCAGTATGTGCATCTGAAGTTGCATTTATCCGTGACAGATATGCGCAGGTCGCGGAGAGGGCGCTTGAGCTTGTCCAGCACTGGTTGATTCATGTTGAGGTTCCTCCTTTCCAGGTTACACTTCTGGCTGATCTATGATTCTTTCTGGATGTGAATAGACATTGAAAGATGTTCCACGGATGAATCCGACTGTCGTGATATTCAAGTCATTGGCGAGCTTGATGGCAAGATCGGTCGGGGCAGACTTGGAAAGCACCATTCCGACTCCGATCTTGGCAGCCTTCAATAACACTTCAGAAGAAATCCTGCCGCTGAACACGAGGATTTTATCCCGGACGGAAATTTTGTTGATTAAGCTATATCCGTATAATTTATCGAGGGCATTATGCCTGCCGATGTCTGCCCGGTCAATGAGCACTTCACTGGTGGTACATAGGGCTGCGTTGTGAACGCCGCCGGTATTTTTGAACACATGGCTGTTTTCTTGCATCGCCTTCATCAGTTGTATGCACTGTTCCGGGTGGATCGTCGTCTTCATCATCGATGTCTTGGCAGTGCGGGCATCGTTTTGGAAATAAAACTGTCTGCTTTTCCCGCAGCAGGATCCGATGACCCGTTTAGCATATTGCCTTTGATCCATATCAATCTTTGTTTTGAGCTTGACGTAGGCGAAGCCCCCGTCTTGATCGATTTTGAAATCGGTTATGTCATCTTTAAAAAGGATGGCGCCCTCAGAGGCGAGGAAGCCAATGACCAGTTCTTCTAAATGAGTAGGGGAGCACACCATTGTGGCAAACTCTTCTCCGTTGATGAAGATGGTAAGGGCAAATTCTATGACGATATCATCTTCCAACTCTTCCAGTCTGCCATTTCTATATTTCGTGATGGACCGTTGTTGGCTCATCATTTCATCCATATTGTTCACACCCATTACTATTAAATGATAATTAGTATCATCTAAACACAAAAAAATTGAGAAAACAAGCGGGAGCGTTTTCCTAAAATTTAAAAATAAGTTGAAATGTCAAACGTTTTCATGCTATTATTTTTACAAGTTCACAAATCTGTAACATAAATTTGATTCGGGATAGCGCTCCTGTCTTCGGTTATATTTATGTGGAGATTTATTTAAAGATTGTAACTGTTGGGCCAATAGTAGCGAATCCTGCTGTTTACTAACCGTTAATCTTCCAAAAAAAGAAATGCCTTTTTGCATTTTTTTTGGAGGTTAGCGGTTTTTGTTTTGGAAAAAATAATAGAGGGCGTGGGAATCATGCAAAAAAAAGCAAAGAATCGATGGTTAATCGCAGCTTCTGCTGTAGGGATCCATATTTCAATCGGATCGGTTTATGCTTGGAGTAACTTCACTACTCCATTGATGGAGGAGTTTGGCTGGACAGCCAAGCAGGTCCAGTTCACATTCAGTTTAGCTATTTTATTTTTAGGTTTATCTGCAGCGTTTATGGGTCACTTTGTTGAAAAATATGGACCGAAAAAATCAGGTTTACTTGCTGCACTCTTCTTTGGCGTGGGGATCATTGGTTCCGGCGTGGCAGTGAACACA
The nucleotide sequence above comes from Bacillus sp. KH172YL63. Encoded proteins:
- the moaA gene encoding GTP 3',8-cyclase MoaA, whose amino-acid sequence is MNQPVLDKLKRPLRDLRISVTDKCNFRCTYCMPAEIFGPDFPFLKKGELLSFEEIEHLTNIFVKELGVKKLRITGGEPLMRKDLPMLISKLKQIDGLNDIAMTTNGSLLPKFAKDLKAAGLDRVSISLDSLNDDIFGSINGRGVSVQTVLNGIDAASEAGLKVKINMVVKRGMNEQEVVPMAEFFREKGHILRFIEYMDVGNSNQWKLDEVYSKQQILDDIHKVMPIEPIDPNYKGEVAKRYRYVGSKEEIGVISSVSDAFCSSCNRARLSADGKLFTCLFASNGHDLKTILRSDEAGTITDEIKNIWFGRQDRYSEDRENKSLERKKVEMHHIGG
- a CDS encoding GNAT family N-acetyltransferase, translated to MKHRDLTIETPRLVIRPFTNSDYGNWIREHMNRLPSQHKYDVGFQDMRECTEFWFRDMLEKQEEMMEKDEVYILGIFLKEGPTVGTIDFSTLMRYNFHWGRAGYTVHNTYWNRGYGKEAMRAALQLAFTKLGYHRIEAHINLDNTPSIKLAESIGMQYECTRKGFIYEFGKWTDNLVYYANAGEND
- the proS gene encoding proline--tRNA ligase, which translates into the protein MAKEFVKDVTGMEEDFAQWYTDVVTKAELVDYSSVRGSMIIMPYGYAIWENIKEALDAKIKETGHENVYMPLFIPESLLQREKDHIEGFAPEVAWVTHGGEEELAERLCVRPTSEVLFGEHYKNIIHSYRDLPKLYNQWANVVRWEKTTRPFLRTLEFLWQEGHTCHETDQDAHDETVKMLEVYAELCEELLAIPVIKGQKTEKEKFAGAKYTYTIESLMHDGKALQSGTSHHLGDGFAKAFGIQFTDREGKLQHVQQTSWGLTTRIIGAMIMVHGDDRGLVVPPRIAPTQLMIVPIAQHKEGVLYFAYQLKDQLSGRVRVGIDASDKKPGWKFNEYEMKGIPLRLEVGPRDIENGQVVLARRDTGEKITVLIEEIERKVSELLQDIQAGLLEKARTHREEKTKVVTSFDGFKETVSEKGGFIKAMWCGDRVCEDKIKEETGATSRCMPFEQEMIADTCVCCGKGAKHLVYWAKAY
- the fdhD gene encoding formate dehydrogenase accessory sulfurtransferase FdhD, whose protein sequence is MDEMMSQQRSITKYRNGRLEELEDDIVIEFALTIFINGEEFATMVCSPTHLEELVIGFLASEGAILFKDDITDFKIDQDGGFAYVKLKTKIDMDQRQYAKRVIGSCCGKSRQFYFQNDARTAKTSMMKTTIHPEQCIQLMKAMQENSHVFKNTGGVHNAALCTTSEVLIDRADIGRHNALDKLYGYSLINKISVRDKILVFSGRISSEVLLKAAKIGVGMVLSKSAPTDLAIKLANDLNITTVGFIRGTSFNVYSHPERIIDQPEV
- a CDS encoding MFS transporter — protein: MKKWKNPLLLLTGIGISNIGGWIYLIALNLIVLDEWGSPLAVVMLYVLKPVASLLTNGWSGSLIDRVDKRNLMAGLDFSRAVLIAMLPFLSSTWWMFVVVLFINMGSAVFYPASMSYITAFIPKGNRQRFNALRGLIGSGAFLIGPGVAGLMFMMGTPSFAIYMNGCALLLSGVITLLLPSIKAETPLGTAESNWEVIKGDWLIVRRFSGRNMYVMLLYVLFTSMIVMTAAIDSLEAAFSKEVLGLSNSTYGYLVSIAGGGFVAGSLLNTALAHKLHYRHLMGVGSLIVSLGYTFYAFTADFLGAAIGFALLSFALAFATTGFETFYQEHIPVEIMGRVASIYGLLEGALVILSTILIGVGAELVSIRFIVASSSLVMLGITVILFVTMMNKYWKKQLKKYSECYNK